A single window of Flagellimonas maritima DNA harbors:
- a CDS encoding S41 family peptidase: MKKYLFLLLGLLLFTISCSDDDDGITNPETPDPTPGADVTVQNFMWKAMNLWYFWQGEVPNLSDTRFANDAEYTTFLEATPDPLDFYNSIQFNEDRFSFSNDDYEELVSNLSGVSKSNGLEFGLIQFSGSNDIFGFVQYVLPDSDASTKDIQRGDIFTRVDGQQLNIDNYISLLFGSNNNYVLGMAEINNGTITDTSKEVSLTKIENFVENPILVSETLDVGGEKVAYLMYNRFLGSFNEELNNAFAQFVADGATQLILDMRYNPGGSVNSSRLLASMIHSTDTDKLYIRQRWNAKIQSQFSAAQLEDNFASGIGNNNTGSPINTLGLNKVYVLATNDSASASELVMNGLAPYVDIVHIGETTRGKNEFSITLVDDPNGDYIYNSNRENQINVNNSWGLQPLVGRNENADGFFDYTDGLPPNIVLQEDLENLGTLGDINEPLLARAIDEIMGAVSKKDFSVKMPAKTFMSSRLMTPLKDNMYLDKPLEINIK, from the coding sequence ATGAAAAAATATTTATTTCTCCTCCTAGGGCTGTTACTGTTTACAATTAGTTGCAGTGATGATGACGATGGAATTACAAATCCCGAAACTCCAGACCCCACACCTGGAGCTGATGTTACCGTACAAAATTTTATGTGGAAAGCCATGAACCTGTGGTATTTTTGGCAGGGCGAAGTGCCAAATTTATCGGACACACGTTTTGCGAACGACGCCGAATACACTACTTTTTTGGAAGCAACTCCCGATCCACTGGATTTCTATAATAGTATACAATTTAATGAAGACCGTTTTAGTTTTTCCAATGATGACTATGAAGAATTGGTAAGCAACCTTTCTGGAGTGTCAAAAAGCAATGGATTGGAATTCGGTTTGATTCAATTCTCTGGAAGTAACGATATTTTTGGTTTTGTTCAATATGTGCTACCTGACTCTGATGCTTCCACTAAAGATATACAACGTGGGGACATTTTTACACGGGTTGATGGACAGCAATTGAACATCGATAATTATATAAGCTTGCTTTTTGGAAGCAACAACAACTATGTTCTTGGGATGGCCGAAATAAATAACGGTACAATAACCGATACATCAAAAGAAGTGAGCCTTACAAAAATCGAAAATTTTGTGGAAAATCCGATTCTGGTATCAGAGACCTTGGATGTTGGAGGAGAAAAAGTTGCATACCTCATGTACAACAGATTCTTGGGTAGTTTCAATGAAGAACTCAATAACGCATTTGCACAATTTGTGGCAGATGGAGCAACACAACTAATTTTGGATATGCGTTACAATCCAGGTGGGTCGGTAAACAGTTCAAGATTATTGGCCAGTATGATCCATAGCACCGATACTGATAAACTATATATACGCCAGCGATGGAACGCTAAAATACAGTCACAATTTTCTGCAGCACAATTAGAAGATAATTTTGCCAGTGGTATTGGAAATAACAATACAGGTTCCCCCATAAATACACTTGGCTTGAACAAGGTTTATGTTTTGGCAACCAATGATTCGGCATCAGCAAGTGAACTGGTCATGAACGGTTTGGCACCTTATGTGGACATTGTTCACATTGGTGAAACAACAAGAGGTAAAAATGAGTTCTCCATTACTTTAGTAGATGACCCAAATGGCGATTATATTTATAATTCAAATCGCGAAAATCAAATTAATGTCAATAACAGTTGGGGATTACAACCTTTAGTCGGTAGAAATGAAAATGCTGATGGCTTTTTTGATTACACAGATGGTTTGCCTCCAAATATTGTATTGCAAGAAGACCTTGAAAACCTAGGAACATTGGGAGATATCAATGAACCCTTACTTGCAAGAGCAATTGATGAAATTATGGGTGCTGTAAGTAAAAAAGACTTTTCAGTTAAAATGCCGGCTAAAACTTTTATGAGTTCCAGATTAATGACTCCGCTAAAGGATAACATGTATTTGGACAAGCCTTTGGAAATTAATATTAAATAA
- the purB gene encoding adenylosuccinate lyase translates to MSLNQLNAISPIDGRYRNKTQALGSYFSEEALIKYRVQVEIEYFIALCEIPLPQLADFDTSMFSDLKKVYLDYSSEDALAIKEIEKTTNHDVKAVEYFIKKKFDDLGLEKHKEFIHFGLTSQDINNTAIPLSIKEAMNDVYVPLYFEVFEKLKALASDWSNIPMLARTHGQPASPTRLGKEIDVFVERLKEQFNLLNDIPSAAKFGGATGNYNAHKVAYPSVDWKAFGQKFVQEKLGLHHSFPTTQIEHYDHMAALFDCLKRINTIFIDLNRDMWTYISMDYFKQKIKEGEVGSSAMPHKVNPIDFENSEGNLGLANALFEHLSAKLPVSRLQRDLTDSTVLRNVGVPFAHTQVALLSILKGLNKLVLNKIKFEEDLENNWAVVAEAIQTILRREGYPNPYEALKGLTRTNERINQASIADFINTLEVSDKIKEELKRITPANYTGI, encoded by the coding sequence ATGTCTTTGAACCAACTAAACGCAATTTCACCTATTGATGGCAGGTACCGTAACAAAACACAAGCTTTGGGAAGCTATTTCTCCGAAGAAGCATTGATTAAATACCGCGTTCAGGTAGAAATTGAATACTTTATAGCACTTTGTGAGATTCCCTTACCACAACTGGCTGATTTTGACACTTCAATGTTTTCCGACCTTAAAAAAGTGTATCTGGATTATTCTTCAGAAGATGCTTTGGCCATAAAGGAAATTGAAAAGACCACAAATCATGATGTAAAGGCAGTTGAATACTTTATCAAAAAAAAGTTTGATGATTTAGGACTGGAAAAGCATAAGGAATTTATCCACTTTGGACTAACATCCCAGGACATCAATAATACTGCAATTCCACTATCGATTAAAGAGGCCATGAACGATGTTTATGTTCCATTGTATTTTGAGGTTTTTGAAAAGCTAAAGGCGCTAGCATCAGATTGGTCCAATATTCCCATGTTGGCCAGAACCCATGGGCAACCAGCGTCCCCTACCCGACTTGGAAAGGAAATCGATGTTTTTGTGGAACGCTTAAAAGAACAGTTCAATCTGTTGAACGATATTCCCAGCGCAGCTAAATTTGGAGGGGCAACAGGAAACTACAATGCCCATAAAGTGGCATATCCGAGTGTGGATTGGAAAGCGTTCGGACAAAAATTTGTCCAAGAAAAATTGGGTTTACATCATTCTTTTCCCACTACACAAATTGAGCATTACGACCACATGGCGGCTCTCTTTGATTGTTTAAAAAGAATCAATACTATTTTCATTGATTTGAACAGGGATATGTGGACCTATATTTCCATGGATTATTTTAAGCAGAAAATCAAAGAGGGGGAAGTGGGATCATCTGCTATGCCACATAAGGTAAATCCCATAGATTTTGAAAATTCCGAAGGAAATTTAGGTCTTGCCAATGCACTTTTTGAGCATTTATCGGCAAAGCTTCCAGTTTCAAGATTACAAAGAGATTTAACGGACAGTACTGTACTAAGAAACGTTGGGGTTCCGTTTGCCCACACACAAGTGGCCTTACTTTCAATACTTAAAGGGTTGAACAAATTGGTCCTAAATAAAATAAAGTTTGAAGAAGATCTTGAGAACAACTGGGCCGTAGTGGCCGAAGCCATCCAAACTATCTTAAGAAGGGAAGGATATCCTAATCCCTATGAAGCCTTAAAAGGTCTCACCCGCACGAACGAAAGAATAAACCAAGCTTCCATAGCGGATTTCATTAATACTTTAGAAGTTTCCGATAAAATAAAAGAAGAACTAAAAAGAATAACCCCGGCAAATTATACTGGGATATGA
- a CDS encoding adenylosuccinate lyase, with the protein MELVDILIHKPQLTGSLLQEVFQQDREDNFNASWVFDHLMRERLIYLLPHLETFSKGLSTLKSESVIRPMSHICELCTIAYFKNKDMAFQQQITSEQLERIMTVCFDWLIGNHKVAAKVFAMTSLYWLGMKYDWVHTELKIILEQNIHKGTAGYKFRAGKILSELRGLHV; encoded by the coding sequence ATGGAATTAGTGGACATACTGATCCATAAGCCTCAATTAACTGGAAGCTTGCTACAAGAAGTGTTTCAACAGGATAGGGAGGACAATTTCAACGCAAGTTGGGTGTTCGACCATCTCATGAGAGAAAGACTAATTTATCTATTACCACATCTTGAAACGTTTTCCAAAGGTTTGTCCACCCTTAAATCCGAGTCGGTCATTAGGCCGATGAGCCATATTTGTGAGTTATGCACGATTGCATATTTTAAAAATAAAGATATGGCCTTCCAGCAACAAATTACTTCAGAGCAATTGGAACGGATAATGACCGTGTGCTTTGATTGGCTCATAGGAAATCATAAAGTTGCGGCAAAAGTATTTGCCATGACCAGCTTATATTGGTTGGGGATGAAATATGATTGGGTCCACACTGAACTGAAGATTATTTTAGAACAGAACATCCATAAGGGCACTGCAGGGTACAAGTTCAGAGCTGGTAAAATATTATCAGAACTTAGAGGGCTTCACGTTTAA
- a CDS encoding DUF4252 domain-containing protein — protein sequence MKNYILIATITLLPFLGFSQSLFDKYEDLDDVTSVVVNKSMFNLLAKIDVEVDDPEAQDFMDIASSLKSLKVYTTDNKEIGNNMKSSVDKYLKSSTMEELMRVKDKDANVKFYIKQGKDADHVSELLMFVTGLKEVETDGRKFETVLLSLTGDIDLNKINSLTKKMNLPEELNKAGKKQ from the coding sequence ATGAAAAATTATATTCTAATAGCAACGATAACCTTATTACCATTTTTAGGTTTTTCCCAATCATTGTTCGATAAGTACGAAGATTTGGACGATGTCACCTCTGTAGTAGTCAACAAGAGCATGTTTAACCTTCTTGCAAAGATAGATGTGGAAGTGGACGACCCAGAAGCACAAGACTTTATGGATATTGCCAGTAGCCTTAAAAGCTTGAAGGTGTACACTACGGATAACAAAGAAATTGGCAATAATATGAAGTCATCTGTGGACAAGTACCTAAAATCCTCTACCATGGAAGAGTTAATGCGCGTAAAGGACAAAGATGCCAATGTTAAGTTTTACATTAAGCAGGGGAAGGATGCAGACCATGTTAGTGAACTGTTGATGTTCGTTACTGGTTTAAAAGAAGTAGAAACTGATGGCAGAAAATTTGAAACTGTGCTACTTTCTTTGACAGGTGATATCGATTTGAATAAAATCAATTCTCTGACCAAAAAGATGAACCTGCCCGAAGAATTAAATAAAGCTGGTAAAAAACAGTAA
- a CDS encoding VOC family protein, giving the protein MMGWFPWADGKTGANGSLILQPNWYRPSKMDGVLLYFASSDVQNELDGIEQAGGKILKPKTQISPDISFMGLFLDSEGNRIGLHSRV; this is encoded by the coding sequence ATGATGGGTTGGTTTCCTTGGGCCGATGGAAAAACCGGTGCAAATGGCTCACTAATTTTGCAACCCAATTGGTATCGCCCTAGCAAAATGGATGGCGTACTACTATATTTTGCGAGTAGCGATGTTCAAAATGAACTTGATGGAATAGAGCAAGCGGGGGGTAAAATACTTAAGCCCAAAACCCAAATCAGTCCAGATATAAGTTTTATGGGTTTGTTCTTGGATTCAGAAGGCAACAGGATAGGGTTGCATTCAAGGGTATAA
- a CDS encoding SRPBCC family protein: MIIALYILVGIVFLVMILAAIAPKSYNVSRSIEIDKPKKTVFENLKFLKNQDAWSPWNKKDPNMEKKFTGTDGEVGAVSYWKGNKDVGEGEQEIIKIVDGERVESELRFLKPWKSISDAYLLTEAVNENRTKVTWGFSGKNKFPTSIFMLFMNMDIAVGGDFEEGLASLKSKLEK, from the coding sequence ATGATTATAGCACTTTACATTCTCGTGGGGATTGTATTCCTCGTTATGATCTTAGCAGCAATCGCACCAAAATCTTATAATGTTTCAAGGTCAATTGAAATTGACAAGCCCAAAAAAACTGTCTTTGAAAATTTGAAATTTCTCAAGAATCAAGATGCATGGTCACCATGGAACAAGAAAGACCCAAATATGGAAAAGAAATTTACTGGTACCGATGGTGAAGTAGGGGCAGTAAGCTACTGGAAGGGAAATAAAGATGTTGGCGAAGGGGAACAGGAGATTATAAAAATTGTTGATGGGGAACGTGTTGAATCTGAACTACGTTTCTTGAAACCTTGGAAATCAATTTCTGATGCCTATTTGTTGACCGAAGCCGTGAATGAAAATAGGACCAAGGTAACATGGGGATTTTCTGGCAAGAACAAATTCCCAACCAGTATTTTCATGCTATTTATGAACATGGACATAGCTGTTGGAGGAGATTTTGAGGAAGGATTGGCCAGTTTAAAATCGAAATTGGAAAAATAG
- a CDS encoding TrmH family RNA methyltransferase: MFNDDLLTYLENFITEERKQRFLDVLAERTKFLTVAIEDVYQLHNTSAVIRSCDAFGVQEIHVIEDKFGKRLDKNIAMGAEQWVDVNRYTTTSDCIRVLKDEGYTIIATTPHDNSTLLSNFEFKTKIALFFGTEKEGLSNEVLQKANSFLKIPMVGFSESLNVSVSAAIIIQKLVQCLKNSQMQWQLSDIEILEKRMDWTKKSIKDVERIIERFQLK, translated from the coding sequence ATGTTCAATGATGATCTATTGACATATTTGGAAAACTTCATTACCGAAGAACGAAAACAAAGGTTCTTGGATGTACTAGCTGAAAGAACCAAATTTTTGACCGTTGCCATTGAAGATGTATATCAACTGCACAATACAAGTGCCGTGATCAGAAGCTGCGATGCTTTTGGGGTACAGGAAATACATGTAATAGAAGATAAATTTGGTAAGCGATTGGACAAGAACATAGCTATGGGAGCCGAGCAGTGGGTAGATGTGAATCGTTATACTACAACTTCAGATTGTATTAGAGTTTTGAAAGACGAAGGATATACAATCATTGCAACAACTCCTCATGATAACTCGACCTTACTATCAAATTTTGAATTTAAAACAAAAATCGCACTATTTTTTGGAACAGAAAAAGAAGGTTTGAGCAACGAAGTATTACAAAAGGCCAATAGTTTTTTGAAAATACCTATGGTTGGTTTTTCAGAGAGCTTGAATGTCTCTGTCTCAGCCGCAATTATTATTCAAAAGCTAGTACAGTGCTTAAAAAACTCCCAAATGCAGTGGCAACTTTCCGATATTGAGATACTTGAAAAAAGAATGGATTGGACCAAAAAATCGATCAAAGATGTAGAACGTATTATAGAAAGATTCCAGTTGAAATAA
- a CDS encoding TonB-dependent receptor plug domain-containing protein, whose amino-acid sequence MKINYLWLGAAILVGKSLSAQNTKKDSIKIQQLQEVVVSDSRFELKRENSGKTVIKVSAEELKRNQGRTVAQIINTKSGIEIVGSRGRDGDVLGVFARGGRGRQVLVIIDGVRVTNPSSFSVEYDLRLLSTANVESIEIIKGAASTLYGTNAATAVISITTKKNSKERMAGNFQSTVGTNQTSEDQNYNLASFSNGASVSGTLDKFSYGLNFSNRYSNGLSAAITPENEEDDFSQYSTDLKLGYEFSKNFNMSVYGNKTEFKSEFDADRAEAPNRLKQDQERVGVASTFKYGKGSIQFNAAYTDFEIDTRSTSGESSANGENFVFDFYNKYVFNKKFYTVLGVNYIKDKASFTNAVDFTIIDPYANLVYVSDFGLNLNTGVRLNNHSEYGNHVVYNINPSYVFPMKSGYIKLLGSYATSYITPNLTQLFGDFGANPNLEPEENTTIEGGVEYFVNDKLRLSTVYFNRNEENRFGFDANFQSINITDEIDVSGVEVEVSLSPMETFTLDANYVFTERKGDSAIRIPKHKANLTLSYKFSEKTFASVGYQFTGDRIDTVFPPFPNPAFNVALDSFSLVNLYFSHDVIQNKLKVFIDGNNLFNEEFTEVFGFTTRGRNFSAGFNLNF is encoded by the coding sequence ATGAAAATCAATTATTTATGGTTAGGTGCCGCTATTTTAGTGGGCAAGAGTCTTTCTGCGCAGAACACAAAAAAAGACTCAATTAAAATTCAACAACTACAAGAGGTGGTTGTAAGCGATTCCCGTTTTGAGCTTAAAAGAGAGAATTCTGGAAAGACAGTAATTAAGGTTTCAGCTGAAGAATTAAAACGAAATCAAGGTAGGACCGTAGCTCAGATAATCAATACGAAAAGCGGTATCGAAATCGTGGGTAGCCGTGGTAGGGATGGTGATGTTCTAGGTGTATTCGCTAGAGGTGGTCGCGGGCGCCAGGTACTTGTTATTATTGATGGTGTTCGGGTTACAAACCCTTCTTCATTTTCTGTTGAATATGATTTAAGGCTTTTATCGACCGCAAATGTGGAATCCATCGAAATTATTAAAGGCGCAGCGAGTACACTTTATGGCACTAATGCAGCCACGGCAGTTATCAGTATTACGACCAAGAAAAATTCCAAAGAAAGAATGGCAGGAAATTTTCAATCTACTGTTGGTACAAATCAAACCTCTGAAGATCAAAACTATAATCTCGCCAGTTTTTCCAACGGAGCAAGTGTTAGTGGAACACTGGACAAGTTCTCCTACGGGCTTAATTTTTCCAATCGGTATTCCAATGGGCTTTCTGCAGCCATTACCCCAGAAAATGAGGAAGATGATTTTTCACAATATAGCACAGACCTTAAGTTGGGATATGAATTTTCCAAGAACTTCAATATGTCAGTTTACGGAAATAAAACTGAGTTTAAATCGGAGTTTGACGCCGACCGCGCCGAAGCTCCGAACAGATTAAAACAAGATCAAGAACGTGTGGGAGTTGCGTCTACATTTAAATATGGAAAGGGTTCCATACAATTTAATGCCGCTTACACGGATTTTGAGATAGATACAAGAAGTACGTCCGGCGAGAGTAGCGCCAATGGTGAAAATTTTGTATTTGATTTCTACAACAAATACGTTTTCAATAAAAAGTTCTATACTGTTTTAGGTGTAAATTACATCAAAGACAAAGCTTCTTTTACCAATGCCGTAGATTTTACGATTATAGATCCCTACGCAAACTTGGTATATGTTTCCGATTTTGGTCTTAACTTGAACACTGGTGTACGATTAAATAATCATTCTGAATACGGGAACCATGTTGTGTATAATATCAATCCATCTTACGTTTTTCCCATGAAAAGTGGTTATATAAAGCTTTTGGGTAGTTATGCAACATCTTATATTACTCCTAATCTTACACAATTGTTTGGGGATTTTGGTGCAAATCCAAATTTAGAGCCAGAGGAGAATACTACAATAGAAGGAGGGGTAGAATACTTTGTAAATGATAAATTAAGGTTAAGCACAGTTTATTTTAATCGCAATGAGGAAAATAGGTTTGGGTTTGATGCAAACTTTCAAAGCATAAATATTACGGATGAAATAGATGTGAGTGGTGTTGAGGTAGAGGTTTCATTGTCTCCTATGGAAACCTTCACTCTTGATGCCAATTATGTTTTTACTGAACGAAAAGGAGATAGTGCAATTAGGATTCCAAAACATAAAGCAAATCTTACATTAAGTTATAAATTTTCAGAGAAAACTTTTGCTTCTGTTGGATATCAATTCACTGGGGATAGAATTGATACAGTATTTCCACCATTCCCAAATCCTGCTTTTAATGTAGCTTTGGATTCTTTTTCTTTGGTGAACCTATATTTTTCGCATGATGTTATTCAAAATAAACTGAAAGTGTTTATTGATGGAAATAATCTTTTTAATGAAGAATTTACTGAAGTGTTTGGTTTTACGACCAGGGGGAGAAATTTTAGTGCTGGTTTTAATTTAAATTTTTAA
- a CDS encoding RNA polymerase sigma factor → MKQAEFLNVVMPFKDKLYRLAKRLLVSREEAEDATQEILLKLWSKNETISQYKNVEAFAMTMTKNFCLDRLKSKHASNLKLVHSNYSDENTSLQKQLEAEDSVQWMQRIMNELPEQQKMVLQLRDVEQYEFDEICELLEMKPTAVRVALSRARKMVRQELVKKHNYGIG, encoded by the coding sequence ATGAAACAGGCCGAATTTTTAAATGTAGTAATGCCCTTTAAGGACAAGCTCTACAGATTGGCTAAAAGACTTTTGGTCTCTAGGGAAGAGGCAGAAGATGCAACGCAAGAAATATTATTGAAGTTATGGTCAAAAAACGAAACCATATCACAATATAAAAACGTAGAGGCTTTTGCAATGACGATGACCAAAAATTTCTGCTTGGATAGATTAAAATCCAAACATGCCAGTAATTTGAAGTTGGTGCACAGCAATTATAGTGATGAAAATACATCACTACAAAAGCAACTAGAAGCCGAAGATAGTGTACAATGGATGCAACGGATCATGAACGAACTACCGGAGCAGCAAAAAATGGTATTGCAATTGCGTGACGTAGAACAATATGAGTTTGATGAAATATGTGAGCTTTTGGAGATGAAACCCACAGCGGTTCGAGTAGCGTTATCAAGAGCAAGGAAGATGGTAAGACAAGAATTAGTAAAAAAACATAACTATGGAATTGGATAG
- a CDS encoding SIR2 family NAD-dependent protein deacylase codes for MDKKQKIVVLTGAGMSAESGLKTFRDSNGLWEGHDVMQVASPEGFQRNPELVLDFYNQRRRQLLDVFPNEGHKALVSLENKFDVSIVTQNVDNLHEQAGSSHVVHLHGELFKVRSTVDENQVLDWKKDLILGDFDKNGNQLRPHIVWFGEMVPMLEVAIEITQTADILIIIGTSMQVYPAASLIHYVATRKPIYFIDPKPSISQNDFINLTVISKTAVEGVPDLVKTLSTE; via the coding sequence ATGGATAAAAAGCAGAAAATTGTTGTACTCACAGGTGCTGGAATGAGCGCGGAAAGTGGCCTAAAAACATTTCGTGATTCCAATGGGTTATGGGAAGGACACGATGTTATGCAGGTAGCTTCCCCAGAGGGTTTTCAAAGAAATCCCGAATTGGTACTGGATTTCTACAATCAGCGAAGAAGACAGCTTTTGGACGTTTTCCCAAATGAAGGGCACAAGGCCCTAGTATCGTTGGAAAATAAATTTGATGTAAGCATAGTGACCCAAAATGTGGACAACCTGCATGAGCAAGCGGGAAGTTCACATGTAGTTCATCTACACGGAGAATTATTTAAAGTCCGTAGTACAGTTGATGAAAATCAGGTACTGGATTGGAAAAAGGATTTGATTTTAGGGGATTTTGATAAAAATGGAAATCAATTGCGACCCCACATTGTTTGGTTTGGAGAAATGGTACCCATGCTTGAAGTTGCTATTGAAATAACCCAAACAGCAGATATTTTAATCATAATCGGGACTTCAATGCAAGTTTACCCGGCAGCAAGCTTAATTCACTACGTAGCAACAAGAAAGCCCATATATTTTATAGACCCCAAGCCAAGCATAAGCCAAAATGACTTTATCAACCTTACCGTGATTTCCAAAACAGCCGTAGAAGGTGTGCCCGACTTGGTCAAAACATTATCAACTGAATAA
- a CDS encoding ABC transporter substrate-binding protein — MLKVCSFMPAVTQMIYDMGLDNQLYGVTFECPEQALKEKKPIVRCILEGKHLSSKEIDTLFSASKHQGKDLYYVDEGLLEEISPDVIFTQDMCDICQIDTACTAAAVANLEKQPILISISPQSLEDVFQSAITIAKAMDREEVAYSYLAKLNNRIDSIIDRLRASKALPKRVMLMEWLDPIFNCGHWIPHQIAYAGGVDMLSNPSGESIVTRWDKIVKYDPEVLVIAPCGFTIERTIEEMHLLMKKEGWNELKAVKEDAVYIADFDMFTQSSANTLVNGIEVLAGLFHPEIIEVPKRLANKYRHFSNYMMVQ; from the coding sequence ATGTTGAAAGTCTGTTCTTTTATGCCTGCGGTTACCCAAATGATCTATGATATGGGTCTCGATAATCAGCTCTATGGTGTCACTTTTGAATGCCCCGAGCAGGCATTGAAAGAAAAGAAACCTATTGTGCGGTGTATTTTGGAGGGTAAACATCTATCCAGCAAAGAAATAGACACATTATTTTCTGCGAGCAAGCATCAAGGAAAAGATTTATACTATGTTGATGAAGGTCTTCTAGAAGAGATTTCTCCAGATGTTATATTTACACAAGACATGTGCGATATATGTCAAATAGATACGGCCTGTACGGCAGCTGCGGTAGCCAATTTGGAAAAGCAGCCAATATTGATTTCAATCAGTCCACAATCTTTAGAAGACGTTTTCCAATCTGCAATTACTATTGCCAAAGCTATGGATAGGGAAGAAGTAGCATACTCTTATTTGGCAAAATTGAATAATAGAATCGATAGTATAATCGATAGATTAAGAGCATCAAAGGCTTTACCAAAGCGTGTTATGCTTATGGAATGGTTGGATCCTATATTTAATTGTGGACACTGGATTCCCCATCAAATTGCATATGCAGGTGGTGTGGATATGCTTTCCAACCCATCTGGTGAGAGTATCGTAACACGATGGGATAAAATTGTAAAGTATGACCCTGAGGTTTTGGTCATAGCGCCTTGTGGTTTTACGATTGAACGAACCATTGAAGAAATGCACTTGCTGATGAAAAAAGAGGGATGGAATGAATTAAAAGCAGTAAAAGAAGACGCCGTTTACATTGCAGATTTTGATATGTTTACCCAGTCATCTGCCAATACACTTGTCAACGGAATAGAAGTGTTGGCAGGGCTTTTTCATCCTGAAATTATAGAGGTTCCCAAGAGACTAGCAAATAAATACAGACATTTTAGTAATTATATGATGGTCCAATAA
- a CDS encoding DUF4252 domain-containing protein, with the protein MKNIIKSLLVLMSAFVASCSSQQSLQEYYVDNSENPNFISIDVPANILKMDGADLTDAESEAMESLRKFNLLAFKKTSENVAEYQIEKKKVKEILKNDEFVELMKINSQYGKGVIKYLGDENAIDEVIIYGDSKEKGFALVRVLGKDMNPAHIVQLMQAIQKSDYKGEGLGEIGEFLKG; encoded by the coding sequence ATGAAAAATATAATCAAATCACTATTGGTACTTATGTCAGCTTTTGTAGCTTCATGCTCTTCGCAGCAAAGTTTACAAGAATATTATGTTGACAATTCGGAGAATCCCAACTTTATTTCAATAGACGTTCCTGCCAATATATTAAAAATGGATGGAGCTGACCTTACAGACGCTGAATCCGAAGCAATGGAATCTTTGAGAAAGTTCAATCTTTTGGCTTTTAAAAAGACCAGTGAAAATGTTGCGGAGTATCAAATTGAAAAAAAGAAAGTAAAGGAAATCTTAAAGAACGATGAATTTGTGGAATTAATGAAAATTAATTCTCAGTATGGAAAAGGTGTAATCAAATATTTAGGTGACGAAAATGCCATTGATGAGGTCATTATTTATGGCGATAGCAAGGAAAAAGGTTTTGCATTAGTGCGTGTTCTCGGAAAAGATATGAATCCCGCGCATATCGTTCAATTGATGCAAGCAATTCAAAAATCAGATTATAAAGGTGAAGGTCTAGGGGAAATTGGAGAATTTCTGAAAGGGTAG